The Cheilinus undulatus linkage group 21, ASM1832078v1, whole genome shotgun sequence region attaaagcagtACTTGAACTGAAGATTTAAGAAACTTAAGATTTATTCCTTTATAAACACATTAAGTCAGTGTTGTAAGTCATTGGAAGAATCGTTTTTGCTATTATCGTTACTATACCGAAAGTTCCACCCTCATTCGTGGCTACAGTCGATCCTACAGGTGGgaaattaatcgaaaaataatctaaactgACTTTTAAAGCCTCAAACCGACATAAAGCTGCCTTggcaattatttcaatttttcccccttttcttggaaaaatttgactttttacaaaaaacattttcatttcagctgatgtgtgttttgatttcaaatgtttcaataataaccataaattgttaatctgtgtatgttcctttcagttgtttgttttaagattctacaaatatttacagaagaaTCTAAATCagaggttgggggtggaataatcattcATCAATTGTAATCGTAATCGAGGTGAAAAGTTCAGTTAatctgattttgatttttgccgtaatcgcccagccctagttgaTCCCCTGAAATAAGGTGGATATAGATGGGCAGATTTTCAGATAAATACTTAAATGATCCCAGAGGAAATTCAAGACgattgaatgttttaaaaagtgacaaaatgcaAATTGATGCTTTTATTACAGTCTGATCATATTTTGTCAAGAAAACTTTAACCTTGGTCATGATTGTTTTTTCCGGTAATATGACATATTTGTCTGACAAATTCAGTATTTTATCATATGAAATCAAGAGACACACGTTTGAATGCATAACCACAAATTTCAATCAAACAAGCCAAGTATATTTACTTAGTcacacacaaataaaagaaTTGATTTGAACGAATTTTTCCCTTTCTCAACTGCATATATTTATTTCAGTATTAAAAGATCGTGACCACTGTTGATTAGAAATAAACTTTAATTATGATTAAATGCGCTGAAAATGTCTTGATGATAGCGTCCTATCGTCTTAAAACAGACAAACGTCGACGTCCATCTGTAACTAACAGATGTAGGCTAAGATAGCTAACGACAACAGCTAGCTAACATTTCACCGTTAAAAAAGTGAAGCGCTCACACTTACTCGAGGAAAGAAGGTCGATTTATATTTCCAACCTGGTCAAATCATTTCACAGTGCATGGATATTATTTCGTCGTCTCACATCTACGATTTAGCCAttcattttctcacattttcaacCGCaccaacataaataaacaagaGTGAGTAATACATGGCTCTCAGTTGGATACGTAACTTCCGCTTTGTCGTCATCACAAGGCGACGTTTTCTCAGGCCGCAGGTGGTGGAAGCGAAATCACCGCGTTTGGAAGCTATGTATGTTTTTGCTATATTACATTTAAGCTACATCAATTAAGACTTTACATTTATACATATACATTCAAGTGGTATATTATGTAGCTATTTGTGTTCGTAAATAGCTGAATAGTGCTTGAAAAAAACCCCAGATACCGCCTACTTGTTTTGAGTGGATTGAATGAATATCAATGGCGGCGGTGTTTCTGCCCGGGAGAATTGTAACGATTATAGGCTGTAAGGTTGCTTATTGCATTTGGTAAACACAATAACGAAATAACTGGAGTGAGGGTAAATAGACAACTAAGACCGAAATAAAATGAAGCGTTTTCCGTTAGCCGATCTGTTTCTTACATAATAGCGACGGTATAGCTCAATATCTAGTCTGTAACACTGTGGTCGCTCTGAGTTTTCCTTGTTTATTGTACTTTAACTCACCTTTTTGCTCTAAGtcttttacattattatttaaaacacATTGTAATACACCAGCTTTCCCAGGTGTGTGTTCTTTCCAAACAAATCGTGTTAAAATGTGTTGTGCAAATATTgccctgactttttatttcacagataattaatattaaaaatgctaTTAGACTTACAATGAAGCTATTTGTTCAATCTATCATTCACAAATCAAAGAAGACATAGTAACCcttgcaaaatgaaaaagagtATCAAATATTATTAAGCTACATTAAATCAAATGTGTGACAGAGTTAAGTTCAAAATGTGTTGACTTCTTTTTCCATGAGAGAGACTAGACAAAGAATAGTCAATAGATGATCTTTGTTGACTAATattcagaaagacaaaaaataagtttaatttCCATCAAAGACATGAAAACAAGACTAACATGCAATGTGGTTTTTTTCAGTCTTACTaagactaaaaatgaaaaaagctaCCAAAATGAACAATGCATGAcatccaattaaaaaaaagcaatgtgATATTACAAAGCCTAATGGTTAGAGCTGCACAATTGATCTAAACGCTTTTGTGATGTCAGCCTGCACTGTTACATTACTGcataaaagactgaaattatttttgtattaagtagtacttcaaatgttttacaatgtctgcagaaaggccttCAGGTTTACATCAGTGCCACTATTGCATTCTGAAGAAGTAACTTTATTTTGGCAACTTGGTGTCTTCTGATTGCTCCAAAACAGCAGTAAAGAACTTGAGGAACGTTTATTGGTCAcaatatgtttgtgtttttgtcacgaTTTCATTCATTGGTGCTTATAGGCCTGGTAATAGGCCTATAAGCCTGgatcaaaatagaaaacacacatttacatgtATATTCAGATGCTAGCCCCCCAATCAAACCTGTCATGGCATACTGAACTCATGCTAATGTTCTCCATGAAAGCAACCAAGAAATAATAACAGCTAcagtcttttattgtgaaggaagTGACATGTTTATCAGTAATTAGACATAGCTTCTGCAACAGTACCAACGACCTTAAGCAGAtgcagtgtttacagctgcatctCTAAATTTATTTAACGCCACAGCCCACTTCTTGGACTCGGCATGGACTCACATTAAACAAGTCTAGAGTTTGAACACATGTTTAAAGAATTGTTTAAGCTGAATCTCTGCAGCACTGGTCTAAAAAAACTGAGATGACCCATCTTGTGTTAAAGCCGTAGATAGACAGATGAACACATTTGCTCTGCAAAGCGAACACAGTCACTATGATTATggttattacagacatcaaacttggagaggagaaaaacacagGTTTAACCTTTTACTGTGTTAAAATTAAGTAcagcagcatgagatggtgacGTTCACTTGGTTATCCAACTGCTCGTAATGCTAGAGAATtgctgactggactcagactgagctgaacTCACTTTTCTATGCCTGTGGTAGCATCAGTTATTCCCATCATGGGCACTACAACTGAACGTACCTGTTTTAACCAGTATTGACAGTGTTGCAGAAATCAATTccatggcagaaattttactggTGACGATATTTCTACTGGTTTACTGCACACCACTACCCAGATTacaaaaaagttattgaaaTGGAGGGATTTAACAAAAAATCCTGGGAGAGAACAGCCCCAGACCCCCTGCATGGGTTTTTATTGGCCCAGTGACATCCTTGTGTCTTTGCACGTTGTAATAATCTCAAATCATAATGTAACGTTTCAGCTGAAATCCTGTTTTACATTTCACAGTGCATTACATGAAAAGTATTTCTTAatgaagaataaataaaaattaacttATTAAAGACTCTCAAAGTAACAGAATTTTCCCCTGACTGTAGGGCACCATCACCAACAAAGCGTAAGGAAGAGGAAAAACCAAAAGAGAGAGGCAAAGAAAAGACTGGAACCAAGgaaggagacaaagagagagggCGCGAGAAAGTAAGGAAACGTCGCAGTGCTTCtactggcagcagcagcagcaggtttgCTTTCTCGTTCACCTCTTTATGTGTCATCacttgtgttttaatgtgttacAAGTGAGAAAACACACCCTAACATTTTTCTTACCTTATATGTGATTTTCAATATTACCAGGTCCAGGTCTAGCTCTACTTCAAGCAGCAGCTCTGGTTCCAGCTCTGGATCCTCAAGTGGATCGAGCTCATCTGGGTCCAGCCGCTCTGGTTCTTCAAGCTCTcgctcatcttcctcctccagcTCTTCTGGTTCTCCAAGTCCCAGCCGTAGACGTCATGACAACCGTCACCGCTCCCGCTCAACGTAAGCGATTTCATCAAATGGAGCTTGGATGTCATGTTTCTTCTATAGTTTGAGCCATGAAAAGGATAACCAGAGTATTTGTTTGTGATTCTGCAGGTCCAAAACACAGAAGAGGGGAGATGATAAGGAGCGAAGAAAAAGAACCCCAAGTCCAAAGCCAACAAAAATTTATTTAGGGCGGCTCACCAGGAATGTCACCAAGGTTTGGGGAGAAATTGTGAAactttttacagcagaaaaccGAAGTGTTTTACATCTTCCATGAGTTTGACAAGAACAATCatgttcaaaatatttttatttctttgtttttgttgtaataatctatttttaaaatgatgtttttggaTTATATTATATACAAATATTTCTCAAAGGGTAAAGTTTTCTGTTAACAGGAATTAAAAAGAATGTGGTTTGTCTTTTTTGCACAGGAACACATCCATGAGATCTTTTCCACTTATGGAAAAATCAAAATGGTTGACATGCCAATGGACAGGGCCCATCCTCACCTGTCCAGGGGCTACGCTTACGTGGAATTTGAGACTTCTGAGGAGGCAGAGAAGGCTCTTAAACACATGGATGGAGGTACATCAGAGTGCTTTTCTTCCTTGCCTCTGTCTCACAGGATTACTTTGTGCCTCCTTGTTGATTGGCTTTCTTTGGTAACTTCATAATTGACAGGTCAGATTGACGGACAGGAAATCACTGCATCAGCTGTGCTGACTCAACGAGTGCGTCCTCCACCCCGCAGACCAACTCCTCCTCGCAGAATGCCCCCGCCCCCACCTATGTGGCGTCGCACACCACCTCGTATGAGGAGAAGGTACAGAAAATGGTTTGCAGTCAGAAAACCTCATTGTATTTTCACGCTATAGATGTTTATCAGAAAAAACGTAGCAAATGTAAATGGTTTATGGTTATGATCATCACTTCTGcctcctctttttgtttttttaatgtaagaagtaatattgaatgtttttgtcCCTGCAGATCCCGCTCACCCAGGAGACGCTCCCCAGTGCGCCGCCGTTCTCGCTCCAGGTCTCCTGGGCGCAGACGTCACCGCTCTCGTTCCAGCTCTAACTCCTCCAGATAAACAAGTTTCCTCATACCAAGTGATCTCTTAGATTTTCTGACTCAAGACCAGATGgaatttctgctttttcagaCCGTATGGACTCAGTGGGAATAAAAACCTCTGCTTTGTAGTCTGTCAACACCTGCCATGCATGTTGaaagcagaacttttttttttttttaatttgtgtcgATTCTTTCTGCAAAGTGAGTTtctttcagtgtttgtgttgaGTTTATCCTGAAGAGCTAACTCAGAGTTAACGTTGAAAGCTACATTTTGGCTTCTCAAATCTAtggatatttctttttaaagtgtgaCTTCTTTTTACCATGTACTGAATTTTTagacatttgaaaataaaaacgcTGAATCAGGCAGCATGGGAGTTTGCTTTGTGACTAATAAGTCTGGACTGTGGTAGCTGTCACAGGCTGaacacacactagatgattttagGCTTGGCTTTCAAAACAGtctaacatgtttgatatttatcatTCTAGATTGAGCTGCCTCTGCTGTACTACTTAATCAGTAAGACTAGCATTTATGCTCATAAATGTTAACATAATCATACCACTGTCTCACCCAGGATTTTACCTAGATCTTTctcttgtcttttattttttgctgcaaAGCAATGCAGGCTAGGGCAGCCCACTGAAACATCAACTGTCCTCATCTGGTTTTCTTCTAAAGTCATGTATAGTCACCAGTTTTGTGAATTGCCTTTGCGCTGTGTGTGGTCTTGTCTGGCTGAATTGTGTAGTGTGTGCAGTCAGAGGATCATAAAACTGTCTATATTTGTGGtccaacatgtttttaaaatgtgttaactttgaaaattgtctagtgtgttGCAAGCCTCAAGCAAGCTCCTGCCAGCTCTATTTACTCAAGAGATACTAAAATATCTTCACAATATGTATTTGTTTCATATCATGTGCAATACTCGCAGATAAAGACACGATACATGGTAGAGGGGCAATAGCAACAACGATTATGTGTGTTCCGGTATGCACAGCCCAGAGAATGTAAAGACAGAGCAATGCAGAGCAGCTATAAATATTTGTTCCTCTGAAAGGGTCAttttctgcatagagaagtcTTGGAGAATGGTCAGATTTAatagaattttttaaagattattttgggggattttttttccttttcttatgaAAGGATAGCTTAAGAGAGACAAGAAACATGAGTAGAGAGTGATGGGAAGACATGCACTGAACAGTGCTGAGACCAGGAAatgatttaatttgtttttaaagtatcATTATAAACAgacatatttaaaatattattaaaaaagtaaatgcaGGTTTATAAAATGCTTTATTATGCAGACACATCTATGTCAGTAGTTGAATTTTCTTATTGCTAGGAAACACAGGCAAATTAATATGATCGATTTAAATTCACTCTGCAAATCAGTTTCTTCCATGTCATCACTCCTGTGATTAAGGCTAGAATTAAAATTTCCACCACCTAGATATATTTAATGAAAAGTTTCTCTTTTGGCTTTAGGTGGAACAAAACGTGATTGAAGCACTGAGACATGCATGCATAGAattcattttactctgtttcagattcagacaactttatttattccAAAGGGGAATTCCATTTTTGCAGTCTACCCAGATCATACATACTTTTACAAACAGCAAACATGAAATGTAGagataatgataaataaataaatactaagTACATCGACCAAGATGCTCATTGACACATTGACCCCCTCATGTGGCCCTTTTAGTAATGACACCCCAGGATCAGGCAGATtataatgcacatttaaaaacagcagcagttcaAAGAGAAAATACATAAGATACATGAAGGTGCATTACAGATGGCATATTATATTGTAATTTTATATTCATAGAATACATAAAAGAGCCACCAGCAAAAGAACACAGTTTAAACCACCATGTGGTTAAATGTCAAACAAGGGAACACAATGCAAAATATTCAATCAATGAGACTACTATCAAGGTAGAGGGAATAAAAGACGTAGAATAACAGTTCGTTCCCACAGGGTACGATAAAGCGGCAGTCTGAGGGGATTAAAGTAAATTCAGAGGACAGGATGTGGTCATATTTGTTTGACGCCAGGACATCAGACATGACCCCATTAGCTAAGACAGGCTGTTTCCTATCagttaaaaagtttgaaatcaACAATAAAATCTGATCaggcaaattttaaaaaagcagaaaggcAGTCAAGTAAAATGTGCGATTGCATTTTGTTAAGAGCTGAAGAAAAGTCACCAACGTGGGATTTTGGCTCCTCTGAATGCTTTAAAAACTTATCTAGGATGAAGAGTTTTGCATCCTCTTACCCTTTACCTGCTTGATCAGCAAAATGCAAAGGGTCAAGTTTGTCAAACTCTAAGACACAAGCTTATCCTTTAAAATTCcctcatacattttttaatcattaatgaTGTTAAAGCAACAGGTTGGAACTCGTTCAGTTCTTTAGGAGTTTTGGTTTTTGCAAAGAAATTATAGTTGAAGTTGTCCATACTAAAGTAAGCTGATTGGTTTCCTATgataatgtgtacattttgaatgttttctagGCATTTAGGGAATTTTACACCTTACAATGGAGAAACCAGTTTTGCTTGCctgacaaaaggaaaaaaaaaacatgtaaagatataataacaaacaaacaaaatctaTGTCTTATCAgggaaaaaagttaaatgtatgACTGCTTAGGGCCTCTGCACTTGGGTAGACTTTATGCCACagtttttccaggcacacattttGCAACCCTCCTTTTGAATTGCTACACTAGAATGCTAAATGCATAGGCAGTTTTACCACCAGACAAAGGCAGACAACTTCCAGGGCCTTGTGCACCACAACCTTCAGTTCTGATCATCACTTTACATGTGCATCAAATATGCCTAAGAAGATGATGTGAATCAAGTTTAATGATAAAGACATGCATTTTGAAGACCAACAAAGGGCTGAGAGTGaataaaacagcatcaaaatAGTTAGATTTAGCAAAAAAGGTCCTAGAGGAGGAGCTGGCACCAGTAGCAAGgctcaaagcttttaaaaaggcccaaaatgtcttcatatcaagcaAAACACAGTTAGGTAGATCTCTATGCACAACTAATGACCAtatgttattttaatttgaagttaCACCTGGGCTAGAGGTGTACTAAAATATGATAGTCTGATGAGTTTAAGATATGATCTTCTGTGTTAGGAGCAGATGAAATACTGTTAGGTTTTTAAGTAtttatatttcactttgtatttgTCCTTTAGATCTCTGGCTTTACTAAGAGATGATTCAGAATATTTTATCCTGTTGCTATGATTGTTGTAGCTAAATGTTGAGGAGCCTCATTAGTCTCTGTCTGGGGCCTCAAAATTAGCAAAGCCACCCCTGGGTAAATGAAATACAGTACAGTGTCATGGTCTGGTCCTTCACATGTATACCCACAGAGCTTTGTTTcagctgacattttttaaatattgatggCAGGAAATGAGAAGGCGTAATATCTTCTGGCTTTCAATGTTTCAGTGAACCAGATTGCGACACAGCACTATTTAAGGCGAACTCtaacaaatctttttttttaaaagcccaTTTTCTACTGGTTGTCCATTTGCGTGCTAAAATGGATTATGTTGTAAAATgccagttatttatttatttatttttgcaatttaggaTTAACCTACACTATCCCAATTAGCTGTCTCTGATATCCAAAGATAGCCCCGCCCACTTGCAACCTCAGCTCTTGTCTAATCAGCCTTAAGTGAAAACACCTGTGCGAGTTTCTAGCCGAAACTTTATTCttactgtttatttatttaaatttaaatgacaCGAGCGCTATTAATCACAGTGCAGACAAACCTGTGACAGTTTGGTCTCAGTTTTATGAAGTATAAGGAGTTAACACAGGAGGAAGAACGCCTCTTTAGTTTAGCATTAAGATAATGACAAGATAACGAAGGATGGATTATTTCCTGGTACCGACCAAAGTACACCACAGGTAATTCCGTGCATTGCATTTGTATTTCCTCGCTGACCACTGGGGGTCTCACTTCGGAGACATACACAGACGAGATTCTCAAGCCTCTATTGCTGTGTGTTTTTTGGTTATACTCCACTTTCAACCTCTTGAAACTACATCCGCCTCATTAGTTGTTCAGGCGCTTTGACTCGTCCACTCCGGCACGTCCCGGGCGGAGACAGCCTCACTTTAGATGCGTGAGAGTTTGAGTCACCGTGCAGACTCGTTTGAATTATGGACTCGGATCAAGAAATGAACAAACAGCGAGTGAAAAAGCTGCTGGAGAAACCTGGGAATGGAAAGTGTGCTGACTGTGGAGCTGCAGGTA contains the following coding sequences:
- the LOC121503748 gene encoding RNA-binding protein with serine-rich domain 1-like yields the protein MAPSPTKRKEEEKPKERGKEKTGTKEGDKERGREKVRKRRSASTGSSSSRSRSSSTSSSSSGSSSGSSSGSSSSGSSRSGSSSSRSSSSSSSSGSPSPSRRRHDNRHRSRSTSKTQKRGDDKERRKRTPSPKPTKIYLGRLTRNVTKEHIHEIFSTYGKIKMVDMPMDRAHPHLSRGYAYVEFETSEEAEKALKHMDGGQIDGQEITASAVLTQRVRPPPRRPTPPRRMPPPPPMWRRTPPRMRRRSRSPRRRSPVRRRSRSRSPGRRRHRSRSSSNSSR